In Lycium ferocissimum isolate CSIRO_LF1 unplaced genomic scaffold, AGI_CSIRO_Lferr_CH_V1 ctg10013, whole genome shotgun sequence, a genomic segment contains:
- the LOC132041371 gene encoding uncharacterized protein LOC132041371 has translation MHAIETEAAELAAFRLHDIAILWYKRYAPSFFDSSRARIHRFIAGLHPDYVEACTTAAVNDKMDLARIQAFAQNCRIVDFSGGRLRAWTGSIIRELGLLVSKVRVGGVSNPCTRVGHLGQHQLSPRDTDQGIIFHPDQEKVPVHPGHSNRGVQDRLDRYHSSVGRPISKAQPTGSIAGSSAFVRPSGRGSQSSAGRDRGRGRASCADGAQNRIYALAGREDLESSPYVVTGTLTVCSYNVYALIDLGSNLSYDTPFTAGKFGIVPELLKEPFFVSTPVGEPIIARNIYHGCSIVVCGRQTVADLIKLQMVDFDVIMGMDWLVSIYASVRCWTKTVMFHFLGERALEWKGNTTSPKGRFIPYLKAKKMILKGCIYHIVRVQDTEEKSPTFQSIPVVNEFLDVFPDELPGLPPEREIEFAIDVLTDTQPISISSYRMATVELKQLKDLLEKGFIRPSTSPWGAPVLLTNAPSIFMDLMNSVFRPFLDLFMIVFIDDILVYSRSETACGHIVLDEGIKMIAQNIEAVKTWPRPTTPTEVRSFLGLAGYYRRL, from the exons ATGCATGCTATCGAGACTGAGGCAGCAGAGTTAGCTGCTTTCAGGCTTCATGATATAGCGATCTTATGGTATAAGAG ATATGCTCCATCCTTCTTTGATTCTTCGAGGGCCAGGATTCATAGGTTCATAGCGGGTTTGCACCCTGACTATGTTGAGGCTTGTACCACCGCGGCGGTGAATGATAAGATGGACCTTGCTCGTATTCAGGCATTTGCACAGAACTGCAGGATCGTCGACTTCAGCGGCGGGCGGCTGAGAGCATGGACAGGGAGTATCATAAGAGAGCTAGGACTACTAGTCAGCAAGGTGAGAGTAGGGGGAGTTTCAAACCCCTGTACCAGGGTAGGCCATTTAGGTCAGCATCAGCTCAGTCCTAGGGATACAGACCAGGGTATTATATTCCATCCGGACCAGGAGAAAGTTCCCGTGCATCCGGGTCATAGCAACAGAGGGGTCCAGGATAGGCTAGATCGCTACCACAGCAGTGTG GGGAGACCTATTAGTAAGGCACAGCCGACAGGGTCTATAGCAGGGTCATCAGCATTCGTGCGTCCTTCTGGGCGCGGGTCTCAGTCTTCAGCAGGTAGAGACAGAGGTAGGGGCAGAGCTTCTTGTGCCGACGGTGCtcagaaccgcatttatgcgTTGGCAGGTCGTGAAGACTTAGAGTCTTCACCATATGTTGTGACAGGTACATTAACAGTCTGTTCATATAACGTTTATGCGTTAATAGATCTGGGATCCAATTTGTCCTATGACACTCCATTTACTGCGGGAAAATTCGGTATAGTGCCGGAATTGTTGAAGGAACCATTTTTCgtgtctacacctgttggtgaGCCTATTATTGCTAGAAATATTTATCATGGTTGTTCTATAGTTGTTTGTGGTCGTCAGACCGTAGCAGATCTTATAAAGTTACAGATGGTCGACTTTGACgtcattatgggaatggattggttAGTTTCCATTTATGCTAGTGTGAGGTGTTGGACGAAAACTGTTATGTTCCACTTTCTGGGAGAAAGAGCTTTggaatggaagggcaatacgACTTCGCCGAAAGGTAGATTCATTCCCTATCTCAAGGCGAAAAAGATGATTTTGAAGGGATGTATCTATCATATAGTTCGAGTCCAGGATACCGAAGAAAAATCACCAACCTTTCAGTCCATTCCTGTAGTTAATGAGTTCCTAgatgtgtttccagatgagcttccaggtcttccaccggaGCGAGAAATTGAATTCGCTATAGATGTACTAACAGATACTCAGCCGATATCCATCTCTTCTTATAGGATGGCCACTGTTGAGTTGAAGCAGTTGAAGGATCTActggagaagggctttatcagaCCTAGTACGTCACCGTGGGGAGCTCCAGtttt ATTGACTAATGCTCCATCTATATTCATGGACCTAATGAATAGTGTATTCAGACCATTCCTGGACCTGTTTATGATCGTGTTTATAGATGACATTCTGGTTTATTCCCGATCAGAGACTGCATGCG GGCATATTGTTTTAGATGAGGGCATCAAAATGATTGCTCAGAATatagaggctgtgaagacttggcctcgACCCACGACGCCgacagaggttcgtagtttcttgggtttagCAGGGTATTACAGAAGATTGTAG